TTTCAGTACCTTTTTCCGGGGCGAATAAAATTCCCAGTGCAGCGCCAGCAGCTACTCCTGCAAGTAATGCTACTAAAATCTTAGTATTGTCGTTCATGACTTAGAAGTTTAAGTTTTAAAGTGTTATTTAATCTATATTAATACAAAGTACAGGCATTAAGTGTTTTGATTAATTCAAAACTTGATGAAATTGTTTGTAGTGCAAATCTCAAAAAAAAGAATAGATAAAGCAATTTGAAGCGATTCTTTTAATCGGCAACTCGGGTTACTCCTCATCGGTTGACATAATTCTTTCAAGCCGATCAGATGCCAGCTTACTGGTTTCATAAATGCGGACAGTCAGGATAAAATAGGAAAGCAAAAGAGGGCCTAAAACTAAACCCATAATCCCAAAGGCCGGAATACCGATAATAACGCCAATCACAGTAATTATGGGATGAATATTTCCAATATGTTTTGCTATCAAAAAGCGAATTACGTTATCGATATTCGATACAAGCAGAATCCCCCATAGCAAAATACCAATACCAGCTGTATTATTCCCGTTGGCGAGTGCTATAACGCCGGCTGGTATAAAAACAAGCGCCGAGCCTACTAAAGGGAGGAAGGACAGGAATATGGATATAACTCCCCAAAATACCGCGTCTTTTAAACCAAATATAAAAAAGCCCAGGCACACGAGGGAGCCTTGGACGATAGCAATGATTCCCTGTCCCAGAACATTCGAATAGGTTGTGTATTTCAATTCATCGGCAAATTTGAGCGCATTTTGCTCTCTGAAGGGCGAGTACTTGATCAACTGCTTCTCAAATGTTTCATAATTAAGGAACATAAAATAGAGCAGGAAATACATTACAACTATTCCCAACAGTAGTCCCGCTGCACCACCTATGATGGAAGGGAAAAGCTCTCCGGCATAGGACGTGGTCTTTTGAATAGCCTTTTGAAGCATATCAGGCTGATGTAGCTTGGATCCAAAGAAATCATCGATCCGCCGGGCAATCACCTTAAGCTTCAGTGGGTCCCTTTGAAACTCAGAAATTTTGTCGATCACCATAAGGCTTAGCCCGTAAAAAGGTATTACAAAAGTGAGGAAGGAACTGATAATGATGCCAATGCAGGCCACGTATTTATTCCAGTTCAGCGACCTGGTGAGATATACGTATACAGGCCTGAACAGGGTGTACATTATAACAGTACTCAACAATGAACCTGCTATGAACCTGAGCGAATATAAGATGCAGCATCCAAGGATCACCAGGATGATCAGGAGGATGTTATTACGTTGTTTATAGTTAAATACCGCCATATGGGTTGAGCTTTTCGATGATTACCAGGAACTGGCATCTTCAACCCCCGGTTCTTTCTATTCTTTCTTTGCTTCTTCAATAAGGGTTGAAGTCACCTGATTGATTCTTTCACAGTTCTTTCTGATAATGTCCAGCAGTTCTTCGTTCCGATATCTATCAGGGTTATTTTTCAGTTCTTCAGTAGCAAAATTTATGTTTGAAAGAGGATTGTACACTTCCCTGACCATGACATTAGCCAAACGGGCAACTGATATTCGTTTGTCGGATGTACCAGGTTCGCGCTCATTGTGCTTAATAGGCGGAATGTCATGCAGTATGGAATAGTAAAGCTCTTTGTGTCCATGTTGTGAAATCTGTATGAAAGAAGAGATACTGCAATATTTTGTTTTCCCCGAAGATGAAATAATTTCAAGTTCCATATCTTTTACGCTCCCGAGCCGTTCCATGGTATTATTAAAAAGCTCTTTATCCTCTGGGTTTTTATAGAAGGTGAAAAGAGTTTCATTATTAAGCCTGTCGGGAGTTGTATCTAAAAACTCTACCGCTGCATCGTTTGCCGCATAAACAAATCCTTCTGCATCGGTAATCATAATCGGATCTTTAGACCGTTCAAAAAGTATCCTGAACTTGTTTTCGCTGCTTCTAAGCTGGCCGAGCGTGTTATGATGCCTTAAAGCGTAGCGGATTGCCCTGGTGAGGATGTCAAAATTAAGCTCGTCTTTAGTGAGATAATCGGCGGCCCCCAGGCGTAGGGCCTCTTCATCGATCTTATTATCTCCTTTGCCGGTAAGGATAATTACAGGCTCTGAACAGTTAGACCTTACAGCCTCGTTCAGCAGGTCAAGACCGGAATGTTTACCGAGGTGATAATCAACAAGATATACGTCGTAATGGCACTTGAGCATTGCATTGATCGCCTCTGCATAATTGTTACACCACGATAGCTCGTAGGTGTTTCCATGCGCCCTGTGAGACAGAATGTCTCTGGTAAGGATGAAGTCGTCCTCATCGTCGTCAATAAGCAATATTTTAATGCGGCACATAACAATGACTATTCTAACAGGGCAGATAAATTCTTATCTTAGCTCCATTGCCTTCTTCGCCCTCTGCTTCAATATAACCGAGGTGGTTCTCCGTTATTTTTTTACATAGCGCCAAACCCAGGCCGGTACCTTCGTATTCTGTTCTGCTGTGAAGGCGCTGGAATAGATTAAAAATCTTTTCCGCATCCTGTTTGTCAAATCCAATGCCATTATCGATAATTTCAATCCTGCAATACAGCGCTTGTGGATTGATGTCACTGGTTCTGTTTTTTAGTTCTTCTCCATCTATATAAATTGCCTCAATTGTAATCAAAGGAGGGACTTCCGGCCTTGAAAATTTTAGTGCGTTACTTATCAGGTTTTGAAACAGTTGGCGCATCTGTACGGGGATTGCTCTCAATTGCATGTCCACCTTTACCCCAATACGGGCATTCTTTTTCTCTATAATATATTCCAGGTCGGAGAGTACATCGTTGATTACTTCTTTCAGGTCGACCATAACCAGTTCATTCGCTGATTTTCTTGCCCTTGATAATGACAAAATATTGTCAATAAGAAGTTGAAGTCGTTCAGCGGCTTTACGCATTCTGGCTATGTAGTCCTGAGCCTGATCGGGGAGCGAGTTTCCGTAGTCCCTCTCAATCAGGTCACTAAAAGCCTTTATTTTTCTTAGAGGCTCCTGTATATCATGAGAGGCAACATAGGCAAACTGTTCCAGCTCCTGGTTAGAACGTTTTAATTCTTCAACTTTGCGTTCCAGGTCGGCCCCGGCTTTTGCAAGTGATGATTCGCGTTCTTCCAGATTTTTCCAAGTCCTCAGGCTGGCAAGTTTTTGGGTTCGAAGGTGCTCTGCGATTTGTTTTTCCTTTTTTATTGCATGGATATAATTTAACACAATCCCCGCCAGTGGCGTAAGATATCCTGTAGCGCGAAGGAAGTACGCAGCGTTAAAAAAGACATCAAAATCCTCCCTGTGAATAGCCATAAAGACCCCAGCGAGTGCTGATGGTATAATGCTAATTATTATAATCCCCGAAAATGGTGAAGCAAACTTCTGTAGCGAATGGGGGAGAATTATAGATCCCAGGGTTAAATAGATTGAAAGGGTAAGTAGTTCGTATGGATGAGTAATGAATTGATTTTTATTGTGGAGGCCCGGAATGGTTTTCAGAAAGGCTGTAAGTGCAACCGCCGCAGTGAAAAAAAGAAAATAAGTAAAGATTAGAAATGGAACATCTTTATTGTTTTCCCGGATACTTTTGTTGGCGTTAAAGATGAAATAAAATGTGCTGGCTACGAGAATGCTGACATGCAATAACCTGCTTATCAGCCATCTGGAGTAGAGTCCATCCGAAAAGTCCTGCGTCGGCAAAACATCGTACGGCAGTGAATAGAAGACATCGTATAATCCAGTGATTGCAAGAGCAATACCGGCTGTCAGGCCCGATGCTTCTTTTCGGAACGCGTAATGTGCTAAAGCCAGGCCGCCTGCTATGAAACAAGACACGATGCCAAATATGAGCCAGGTGTGATATAACAGAAAGTTACTGAGATTGCCACCGGAGGGGGGATAATTTGTGTACTTAAGGTCAGCAGGATTGTTAACTCCAAGTTGGGGAAGTACAATGATGGCAGGAACGACGCAAATTGCCAGTACGGTTACCGTTAGTGCCGACGGCAGATTTAACCTGTTTTTGTAATGACGAATAAACAAGCGGTTCTCCACTCTTAACTTAGTTATACTTTATGCTACCGGCAATAAATTAACTAAGCTATGGCAATTCTTATTCCAGATTAATTGCCTTCATCTTGTTGTACAAGGTTTTCCGGTCTATATTTAAAATTTTCGCAGCTTTAGTCTTATTGAAGTTAACCTCTTTAAGTACCTTCAAAATTGTTTCGTATTCGGCTTCAAGAGCGGCATCTTTGAGGCCCCGCCTGTTTTCTCTGCTGTGTATATTTTCGACCGCTGTTTCGATGGCAGTTACCTTTGCAAAGGTTGATATTTCAAGAGGTAGTGCTTTAAGCTGGATTTCGTTTGTTTCTGTCAACAGGGTAGCGCGTCTGATAACATTCTTAAGCTCACGGACATTTCCCGGCCAGTTGTATGTTAGTAAACAATTAATTACTTCTTCAGAAAACCCTTCGATATTCCGGTTAAGCTCCTTGTTTGTAAACTTGAGGAAGTTATGAGCAAACAATATAATATCTTTATCACGCTGCCGAAGAGGAGGAAGATGAATGCTGAATTCGTTAAAACGATGGTATAAATCCTCCCGGAACTTTCCCTTCTGAATAGCATCATGTAAATTCTCGTTCGTTGCAATAATGATGCGGACATCCAGATCGATCTCCTTCGTTCCTCCTATTCTTTTCACTTTACGTTCCTGAACGGTACGTAACAGGGCTGCCTGTATCTCGTAGGAGAGGTTACCTACTTCGTCAAGAAATAAAGTTCCGCCGTTAGCCATTTCAAAATGCCCTATTTTGGTATATAAAGCCCCTGTGAAAGACCCCTTCTCATGCCCGAAAAACTCGCTCCCAGCCAGCTCTTTGGTGAGTGAACCGCAGTCCATGGCGATAAAGGGTTTGTCTCTTCTATTGCTTTTTAAATGAATTGCCTGGGCTACAGATTCTTTACCTGTACCACTTTCTCCTGTTAATATTACACTGTAGTTTGTGGGTGCGATCAGTTCGATTTGCCTTAATAGATCTTTAGAGGCTATACTTTCACCTACAATAAAAGTCTCAGGAAGTCCAATGCCGTTGCTCTTTTCTTTTTTGCCTGTTGTATTTATCGAGGTCGAAACTGTTTCTGGTCTGGATAAGGCCTCCTGGGTTTCAAGCGCTTTATTAATAGTGTTTAGAATCTCATCCGGATACAGTGGTTTGGTAATATAGTCGTATGCTCCCATTTTGATAAGCTCGACCGCGAGTTTGATATCAGAATATCCGGTGATGATGATTACTCCTGTGGACGGGTACAGAACCTTGATCTTCTTCAGTATTTCCCGTCCGTCTGTATCTTCTAATCTGAAGTCGCATAAAACGAGATTAAAGTTGTCTTTGCTCAACATTTCCATCGCAGAGCCGCCGCTGGTAGCTATATTAACTTCATATCCGTTGCGGGTTAGGAACTTTGATAATAAAAGACCAATATTTATCTCATCATCAACTATTAAAATCCTCTTCATAATAAATAGAAACAGTTCTATAAAGGTAATTTATAAAAATTATTTGGGAAATATATTCTACAACTTCTGCAAATAAACTTCAGTTTTTCCATAGTTTATCTTTGGTCTTCAACTTGTTTAGATATCTGACCCTTATTCTGGGGTTATACGTATTTTGTTGCAAAAAGATCGCGATATTCGAGTCTTTTGTTTTTTTATATGCTTTTTCGCTGCTGTATGCAGTTTCCAGGCGTTGCTAAACAAGGCTTGCCGCAGCCGGTATCGCGGAGTAAGCCTGGGTTTTTCGAGACGAGAATTTCTGAGGGCATGCGGCTCGTTGCGCTATCAACGTATCCTTTGATACATGATATTTGCGGGAGATCTTTCATGTGCCAGTTCATTGGCCATGAACTTCATATGCGGTTTTACATGGCGAAAGAATAACTTATATCCGTCACAAAGGTAATTAAGTCCCGCTTCGCCCATTTTTGTATTTGTAAATCTGTTTTTTGGACATTCGCCGCGGCAATACCTGTACACGTCACATTCTTTGCATTGACGAGGCAATGAATCGTATTTATCATTACCGAATTTTTGCTGTTCAGGAAGAAGAAGCATTTTTTTGAGCGAAGTATTATTAATGTTCCCTATTTTATATTCGGGATACACAAAATGGTCGCACGAGAAAACATCGCCATTGTGTTCAACGGCCAGGGCGTCGCCACAACGCTCATTAAATACACATACACCAGCCGGCATACCTGCTTCATTAGCTAATGTAGCATCGAATATTTGAACGAAATAACGTCCTACATCCCTTTTTACCCACTCATTAAAGATGGCAACAAGGAATTTACCGTATTCTAAGGGATTGACAGACCATGGAGCCAGTTCTGACTGGCCTTCATATTCCGGTAAAATGAGTGTGAGATCAGATGGAGAACAGTTACCGGCAATACGTTCGGCAATAGGAATGAACTGCATATACCCGCTACCCACCTGTTTTAAGAAAGTATACACTTCCAGGGGCTTTTTTGCGTTGACGTTATTGACTACGGTTAATGTGTTAAATTCAACCTGGTGCTTTTTCAGCAGTTCTATTCCTCTCATAACCTTTGCAAAGGTTCCCTGGCTTCCCTTATTAATACGATAAACATCATGGAGCTTTTCGGGCCCGTCAATAGATATACCTACCAGGAAGTTATAGTCCTTAAAGAATTTACACCATTCGTCATTTAAAAGAACCCCATTTGTTTGAAATGAATTATGGATGATTTTTCCGCTGCCGTATTTTTTTTGGAGCAGCAGGGCATTTTTGAAGAAATCCAATCCTAATAAAGTAGGTTCTCCGCCCTGCCATACGAAGGTTACTTCGGCGCCTGGCTGCTCATGGATATATTTTCGTGTAAATGTTTCCAGTGTTTCGTCGCTCATCCTGAAACTGGAAGCGCCCGGGTACATTTTTTCTTTTTCAAGATAATAACAATAAGCGCAGTCCAGATTGCACACCGCACCTGTCGGTTTGGCGAGCAAATTGAATCCTGAAAGAAGCCTTGTGTTCATTTTACGTTCTTTTTTCAAACTTAGAGAATTGCTTTTATATGCGGACATAATCTACAAAAACAATTTATCGGCTTTTATCAGACATGATAATGGCTACGCTGGTACGCGTTCAGAACGTTGTTCACATCAAGGACGATCTTGTGATGCTTTTAATTGAATGTTTAGTACTTTTGTAGCCTTTTAATGCTGTATATGAGCGAAGAACGATCACTTAATTTTTTAGAAGAAATAATTGAAGAAGATATAAAGAACGGCAAGCATGGTGGACGGGTCCATACCCGTTTTCCTCCTGAACCTAATGGTTATCTCCACATAGGACACGCTAAATCTATCTGTCTGAATTTTGGATTGGCGAAAAAGTACAATGGCCAGACGAATCTCCGTTTTGACGATACTAATCCCGAGAAGGAAGAAACCGAGTATGTGGATAGTATTAAGGAGGATGTGAAATGGCTGGGATTTGAATGGCAGAATGAGTTTTATGCGTCTGATTACTTCGAGCAGCTTTATGAGTTTGCAATACAACTTATAAAAAAGGGGAAGGCCTATGTAGACGACAGTACTCCCGATGAAATAGCAGAACAAAAGGGGTCGCCTACTGAAGCAGGAACTCCATCGCCTTACAGGGACCGCTCTATAGAAGAGAATCTGAAGTTGTTTGCTGAGATGCGTGAAGGGAAATACCAGGACGGCGAAAAGGTGTTACGTGCTAAGATTGATCTGGCGTCGCCAAATATGCATATGCGCGACCCGATTATGTATCGTATTCGTCATGCTCACCATCACAGAACGGGAGATGCATGGTGCATTTATCCGATGTATGATTTTGCACATGGACAATCCGACTCTATTGAGAAAATAACGCATTCGGTTTGTACGCTTGAATTTATTCCTCACCGTGCGTTGTACGACTGGTTTATTGAAGAGCTTGAAATATTTCCGTCGAAACAGTACGAGTTTGCACGTTTGAATATGACGTATACTGTGATGAGCAAACGCCGTTTACTCCAGCTGGTGAATGAGGGTTTTGTGGATTCATGGGATGATCCGAGAATGCCTACTATCAGTGCACTTCGTCGTCGTGGTTACACCGCTGCTTCGATACGTGATTTCTGTGAGAGAATAGGAATTGCAAAGCGGGAGAATGTGATTGATGTAAGTTTGCTTGAGTTTTGCGTGCGGGAAGATTTAAATAAAACGGCCTGGCGCCGAATGGCTGTTCTCGATCCCGTAAAGCTTGTTATCACAAATTATCCCGCGGGACAGGAAGAAGTTTTCAGTGGTGAGAATAATCCGGAAGAGGAAGATGGCGGAGGATCGCGTGAGATTCCATTCAGCGGAGAACTATGGATTGAACGTGAAGACTTTATGGAAAACCCTACTAAGAAGTATTTCAGACTGGGGCCGGGTTTAATGGTAAGGCTTAAGAATGCTTATATTGTTAAATGCGAAGACTTTGTAAAGGATGAACAGGGGAATATTACCGAAGTGCATTGTACATATATTCCTGAATCAAAGTCGGGCAACGATACTTCGGCGCTGAAAGTAAAAGGTACGATCCATTGGGTAAGCGTTTCTCACGCAGCAAAAGCCGAGGTTCGTTTATATGATCGTCTGTTCCGTGTAGAAGACCCGGGAGCCGAAGGCAGAGATTTTAGGGAATATATCAATCCTGAAAGCCTCCAGGTGATTCCAGAGGCTTATATAGAAGCTGACCTGGCAAGTGCCGAGCCCGGCAAAGGTTACCAGTTTATCAGGAAGGGTTACTTTACTCTAGACAGAGAATCTGAACCCGGTAAATTGGTGTTCAACAGAACGGTTACATTAAAGGATACATGGGCAAAGGAAATTAAGAAAGGATAAGGGAGTATTGAGATGTGAGATATGAGTGCTGAGATCGTTTTTTTTAAGTTTTTGATAGTCAGATCTCTAATAAATGTTTGGATTGCACCTCTCAATACTCATATCTCAAAACTAAACACCAGGTATATATGGCCACTCTACCTCCATTAGCTGAACGCATGCGACCTGCTTCGCTCGATGAGTATTCGGGTCAGAAGCACCTCGTTGGGCAAAATGCTATCCTACGGAAGGCAATAGAGAGCGGTAATTTGCCATCGATGATCCTTTGGGGGCCTCCCGGGGTTGGTAAAACCACGCTTGCGTATATTATCTCTCAGCAGTTACAGCGTCCTTTCTTTAGCCTGAGTGCTATCAATTCGGGCGTAAAAGATGTAAGGGAGGTGATTGAAAAGGCAGCGAAGCTAAAGGAGTCGCAGGATAATCTACCTGTATTGTTCATTGATGAAATTCATCGTTTTTCAAAGTCGCAGCAGGATTCATTGCTGGGGGCCGTTGAGCGTGGTCTCGTTACTCTGATTGGCGCTACTACAGAGAATCCTTCGTTTGAAGTGATTTCAGCTTTACTCTCAAGATGCCAGGTTTATATATTGAAATCTTTAAGTGAAGATGACCTGATTGACCTGATCAACAGAGCGTTAAGTGCAGATGAGTTTTTGTTGCATAAAAAAGTAACGATAAAGGAGCATGAGGCCTTACTTCGCTTGTCGGGTGGAGATGCGCGCCGCTTGCTGAATGTACTTGAACTTGTGATTAATGCAAGTGGGAAGGAGTCGGTAGAGATAACCAACGCGTTTGTTCTTGAACACGTTCAGCAGAACATGGCGCTTTACGATAAGGCCGGCGAACAACATTACGACATCATTTCGGCATTTATAAAATCTATCCGTGGCAGCGATCCGAACGCTGCCGTTTATTGGCTTGCAAGGATGATTGCCGGTGGTGAAGATCCTTTGTTTATTGCCAGGCGCCTGCTTATACTGGCTTCGGAGGATATCGGTAATGCCAATCCCAATGCACTGCTTCTTGCTAATAACTGTTTTCAGGCTGTGAATGTAATAGGATGGCCAGAATCCCGTATCGTATTGTCGCAAACTGTGACTTATCTCGCTTCATGTGCAAAAAGTAATGCCAGCTACGAAGCGATTAACCGGGCTTCTCAACTGGTTGAACGAACCGGCGACCTTTCAGTGCCTTTACATTTGCGAAACGCTCCAACCAAGTTGATGAAGAATATCGGGTATGGCACAGAGTACAAATATTCGCATGCCTATGAAGGTAACTTTGAGGAGCAGGAGTACTTTCCTAAGGGATTGAGTGGTACCGTGCTTTACGAACCGGGCAATAATGCAAGCGAACAAAAATTAAGAGAGCGGTTAAAAACATTATGGAAGAATAAATATAAGTACTGATCGATTTATTTTTTTACCTTCACACCTATGACCTCATCTTTTTTACAACATCAGTGGAAAGCATTCTGGCGATCTAAGAATACCGGTAAAAGTATCGCTGTCAGAATTGTAATGGCCTTATTGATCCTTTATCTTCTGGTTAATGTGCTGGTTCTTGCTTTCTTTCTCGACAAGATCTTTAAAGCTATTTATCCTGCCGCCGACGTTATAAGATCGTTCAATAGTTTTCTGCTTTATTATTTTCTCCTTGACCTGCTGGCCCGTTTTCAGTTACAGGAACTTCCTACACTGAGCGTCAAACCCTATCTGAACCTTCCTGTCAGAAAGAATCAGATTGTGAATTATTTGTGTTTGACCTCGTTGTGGTCGGGATTTAATCTTACACCTTTTTTGCTGACTTTGCCTTTTCTGATTAAGGTGGTGATTCCATCGGCTGGCGGCGCTGTATTTACAGCGTATGTGGTAACATTGCTGGGGCTCACTATGTTTAACCATTTTTTCAGCCTTTGGCTTAAACGGAAGGTGAACCTGAATGGCTGGTATATGCTTGCTTTTTTACTGTTTATAGCTGTTGTCAGTCTTCTTGATTTTAAATTTAAAGCTATTTCTATTTCGTCTTTTTCCGTTTTCATATTTAATCAGTTGCTTGTTTACCCGCTGTACATGTTGCTTCCGGTGTTGCTTGCCGCAGGGATGTACCTGGTTAACTATCGTTTTCTTAGGAGCAACTTATATCTTGATGAGCTAAGATCAGACAGCTCGGGTGAGAAATCATCTACAGAGATCCCTTTTCTAAATCGTTTCGGAATGGCCGGGCAGTTGACTGTAACCGAGCTAAAATTAATTCTCAGGAATAAGCGATCGAAATCTTCTCTTACGATTTGTTCAATGATGATGTTATACGGTCTTCTTTTTTACACTAACCCTGCTTTGGGCAGCAGTTATGGATGGAAGATATTTGCATCGTTGTTTATGACCGGCATTTTCATCATCAACTACGGTCAATTCATGTTCAGCTGGCAGTCGAGTCATTTTGACGGGATATTAGCACACCGCATTACAACAGAAGATTTTATTAAATCGAAGTTTATTCTGTTTACTATCTTTTCGGGCATTGCGTTTATCCTTACTATCCCGTATGTGTTTTTTGGGTGGCAGGTGCTGTTTGTGCAGTTCTGCATGTTCTTTTGGAACCTCGGTGTAAATACTTTGATTGTGTTGTTTTTCGCTAACCGTAATTACCGAAGAATAGACCTTTCTAAAGGAGGTACCCTTAATTGGGAAGGGGTTGGAGCTTCTCAATGGTTGCTTTCGCTTCCCCTTTTTATATTGCCATATGTGATTTTCGTTCCACTAAACTATCTTGGCTATCCGCTGATCGCCGTTACACTGATGGGGTTTGTTGGTTTAGTGTTTATTATCACCCGCACTATCTGGATTAATATGTTAGTCAAAAATTTTAAAAAGCAACGTTATCTTATTGCAGAAGGTTTCAGGCATAGTTGACACTTATGACTCCTCTATAAAAGATAGAAAGAAGAAATAAAGATTATCAGTAAGTTCTCCGTTCCCAAAAGTGATTTCAGTCATGATAGAAGTAAAAAAATTAATTAAGGTTTATAATGATGTACCGGTTGTAAATATCCCGGAGTTATCAATTAACAGAGGCGAGACAATAGGCCTGGTGGGCAATAATGGAGCCGGAAAGACTACCTTATTCAGGATGATCCTTGACCTGATACGGGCCGAGCGGGGAGAGGTATTGTCAAAAGGCGAAAATGTGGCTCATTCTGAGACCTGGAAAAACTACACAGCTTCTTATCTTGATGAGGGGTTTCTAATTGATTACCTGACTCCGGAAGAGTACTTTTATTTTATTGCATCTCTTTCAGGCCTTAGTAAAGCGCATACGGATGCAGAACTGGAGAAGTATAATGACTTCTTTAACGGCGAAATTCTGAACAAGAAGAAGTATATCCGCGATTTATCTAAGGGCAACCAGTGTAAGGTCGGGGTAGTTTCATGTTTGTTGCAGGAGCCTGAAATACTGATGCTTGATGAGCCTTTCGCCAATATCGATCCGAGTACGCAGATCCGCCTAAAGAATATGCTGCGTCAGATTAATCAGGAAAAGAACATGACAACGATTATCTCCAGTCACGATTTAAACCATGTTACAGACATTTGTCAGCGGATACTACTGATGGAAAAGGGAAAGATTATTAAGGACATCCAGACAGATAGTAATACAAAAGAAGAACTGGAAGAGTACTTTTCTGTTATGCAATAAACCTCACAATGTATGAACACTGATCTTACAGGAAAACGGGCCTTAGTTTGCGGAAGTACCCAGGGGATTGGGAAAGCTTCGGCTATTGAACTGGCTTCTATGGGTGCAAGTATAACATTAGTTGCGCGCGACGAAGAAAAGCTAAAGGAGGTGATCCGGCTGTTGCCGGTTGATGATACTGAGACTCACAACTACCTCGTAGCTGATTTTAACAACCCTGATCAACTGAGACAGGAACTGGACCATTTTCTTAAAGAGCACCCTGTTGACATTCTTGTGAACAATACCGGGGGACCTAAAGGGGGGCAGGCAATCGATGCAGACGTACAGGAATATATTCAGGCTTTCTCAAATCATGTTGTTTGTAACCAGATTCTCGCCACTGCC
The window above is part of the Arcticibacter tournemirensis genome. Proteins encoded here:
- a CDS encoding response regulator, translating into MCRIKILLIDDDEDDFILTRDILSHRAHGNTYELSWCNNYAEAINAMLKCHYDVYLVDYHLGKHSGLDLLNEAVRSNCSEPVIILTGKGDNKIDEEALRLGAADYLTKDELNFDILTRAIRYALRHHNTLGQLRSSENKFRILFERSKDPIMITDAEGFVYAANDAAVEFLDTTPDRLNNETLFTFYKNPEDKELFNNTMERLGSVKDMELEIISSSGKTKYCSISSFIQISQHGHKELYYSILHDIPPIKHNEREPGTSDKRISVARLANVMVREVYNPLSNINFATEELKNNPDRYRNEELLDIIRKNCERINQVTSTLIEEAKKE
- a CDS encoding glutamine--tRNA ligase/YqeY domain fusion protein codes for the protein MSEERSLNFLEEIIEEDIKNGKHGGRVHTRFPPEPNGYLHIGHAKSICLNFGLAKKYNGQTNLRFDDTNPEKEETEYVDSIKEDVKWLGFEWQNEFYASDYFEQLYEFAIQLIKKGKAYVDDSTPDEIAEQKGSPTEAGTPSPYRDRSIEENLKLFAEMREGKYQDGEKVLRAKIDLASPNMHMRDPIMYRIRHAHHHRTGDAWCIYPMYDFAHGQSDSIEKITHSVCTLEFIPHRALYDWFIEELEIFPSKQYEFARLNMTYTVMSKRRLLQLVNEGFVDSWDDPRMPTISALRRRGYTAASIRDFCERIGIAKRENVIDVSLLEFCVREDLNKTAWRRMAVLDPVKLVITNYPAGQEEVFSGENNPEEEDGGGSREIPFSGELWIEREDFMENPTKKYFRLGPGLMVRLKNAYIVKCEDFVKDEQGNITEVHCTYIPESKSGNDTSALKVKGTIHWVSVSHAAKAEVRLYDRLFRVEDPGAEGRDFREYINPESLQVIPEAYIEADLASAEPGKGYQFIRKGYFTLDRESEPGKLVFNRTVTLKDTWAKEIKKG
- a CDS encoding anaerobic sulfatase-maturation protein, yielding MNTRLLSGFNLLAKPTGAVCNLDCAYCYYLEKEKMYPGASSFRMSDETLETFTRKYIHEQPGAEVTFVWQGGEPTLLGLDFFKNALLLQKKYGSGKIIHNSFQTNGVLLNDEWCKFFKDYNFLVGISIDGPEKLHDVYRINKGSQGTFAKVMRGIELLKKHQVEFNTLTVVNNVNAKKPLEVYTFLKQVGSGYMQFIPIAERIAGNCSPSDLTLILPEYEGQSELAPWSVNPLEYGKFLVAIFNEWVKRDVGRYFVQIFDATLANEAGMPAGVCVFNERCGDALAVEHNGDVFSCDHFVYPEYKIGNINNTSLKKMLLLPEQQKFGNDKYDSLPRQCKECDVYRYCRGECPKNRFTNTKMGEAGLNYLCDGYKLFFRHVKPHMKFMANELAHERSPANIMYQRIR
- a CDS encoding ATP-binding protein, which codes for MENRLFIRHYKNRLNLPSALTVTVLAICVVPAIIVLPQLGVNNPADLKYTNYPPSGGNLSNFLLYHTWLIFGIVSCFIAGGLALAHYAFRKEASGLTAGIALAITGLYDVFYSLPYDVLPTQDFSDGLYSRWLISRLLHVSILVASTFYFIFNANKSIRENNKDVPFLIFTYFLFFTAAVALTAFLKTIPGLHNKNQFITHPYELLTLSIYLTLGSIILPHSLQKFASPFSGIIIISIIPSALAGVFMAIHREDFDVFFNAAYFLRATGYLTPLAGIVLNYIHAIKKEKQIAEHLRTQKLASLRTWKNLEERESSLAKAGADLERKVEELKRSNQELEQFAYVASHDIQEPLRKIKAFSDLIERDYGNSLPDQAQDYIARMRKAAERLQLLIDNILSLSRARKSANELVMVDLKEVINDVLSDLEYIIEKKNARIGVKVDMQLRAIPVQMRQLFQNLISNALKFSRPEVPPLITIEAIYIDGEELKNRTSDINPQALYCRIEIIDNGIGFDKQDAEKIFNLFQRLHSRTEYEGTGLGLALCKKITENHLGYIEAEGEEGNGAKIRIYLPC
- a CDS encoding sigma-54-dependent transcriptional regulator — protein: MKRILIVDDEINIGLLLSKFLTRNGYEVNIATSGGSAMEMLSKDNFNLVLCDFRLEDTDGREILKKIKVLYPSTGVIIITGYSDIKLAVELIKMGAYDYITKPLYPDEILNTINKALETQEALSRPETVSTSINTTGKKEKSNGIGLPETFIVGESIASKDLLRQIELIAPTNYSVILTGESGTGKESVAQAIHLKSNRRDKPFIAMDCGSLTKELAGSEFFGHEKGSFTGALYTKIGHFEMANGGTLFLDEVGNLSYEIQAALLRTVQERKVKRIGGTKEIDLDVRIIIATNENLHDAIQKGKFREDLYHRFNEFSIHLPPLRQRDKDIILFAHNFLKFTNKELNRNIEGFSEEVINCLLTYNWPGNVRELKNVIRRATLLTETNEIQLKALPLEISTFAKVTAIETAVENIHSRENRRGLKDAALEAEYETILKVLKEVNFNKTKAAKILNIDRKTLYNKMKAINLE
- a CDS encoding AI-2E family transporter, which gives rise to MAVFNYKQRNNILLIILVILGCCILYSLRFIAGSLLSTVIMYTLFRPVYVYLTRSLNWNKYVACIGIIISSFLTFVIPFYGLSLMVIDKISEFQRDPLKLKVIARRIDDFFGSKLHQPDMLQKAIQKTTSYAGELFPSIIGGAAGLLLGIVVMYFLLYFMFLNYETFEKQLIKYSPFREQNALKFADELKYTTYSNVLGQGIIAIVQGSLVCLGFFIFGLKDAVFWGVISIFLSFLPLVGSALVFIPAGVIALANGNNTAGIGILLWGILLVSNIDNVIRFLIAKHIGNIHPIITVIGVIIGIPAFGIMGLVLGPLLLSYFILTVRIYETSKLASDRLERIMSTDEE